The Anaerolineales bacterium genome contains the following window.
CCCCTGGCCGTCGCCGCCGGCGCGGTTGGGGTATACAATTGCCCCAGGGGAGCAAGAGCATGGCCAAACGAATCCTGGTTGTGGACGACGAACCGGACACGCTTGGGCTGATCGAGCTCACGCTGGCGACCGCCGGCTACGAAGTGCGCACGGGGTTCGATGGCAAGACAGCCCTCGCCCTCCTCCGCCAGGAAGCATTCGACCTGCTCCTGCTCGATATCATGATGCCGGACATTTCGGGCTTCGAGGTGGTCTTGCAGCTCCAGGCGGACGCGACTCCCCTCCCCCCGGTGATCTTCCTGACCGCCAAAAGCCGCCCCGAAGACCGGGAGCGGGGTAACGCCCTCGGGGCGCGAGCCTACCTGGTCAAACCGACGACCCGCGGTCAGCTTCTCGACGCGATCCACAAGGTCATCGGGGCATCACCCTGACCGACTCCCCCGCAGAAGTGCTTCACCAGGCCGATTCGATCCTCGAGGACCTCGAGGATTTCCTGCTGTCTGACCTGGTGTTCTGGCCTCGCCCAGAACCCAGGAGCGGCGGAGGCAGCCGCTACGACCTATCGCTGGGCCTGGCCTTGCTGGCTCGCGATTCACTGCGCGCCTACGAGCAAGCTTCCTCGGAGGTTGACGCCCGGCGACTGCGATCTGCGGCGGAGGCCATCACCGACGTGATGGAGCGCTGGGCGGCGGCGACCTCCCGCAAGGCCAGGGCCGAGTTGCCGCAACGCCTCAACCTCTGGCAGGGGTACCTCGAGGAAGCCCGCGACACACCCTCGTCCGCAAAGGAATACCCCCTGCAAGTCCGCAACCGGGTGATTGCCGAGCGCCTGGCGCCGCTCGCAGACCCGGCGGTTTCGACTGGCCAGGGCCAGCGCCTGCGGCTGCTCGATCAGAGTCTGAATGGGATGTTTCTCTCAGGGCCGTTTGTTTGGGAGGAGGCGCTCTCGCCGGCCTATCCGCAGGCCGCCTTCTGGTTCCTGTACGGTGGCATCCGTCTGACGCCGGACTGACAAAGCCCCTTGTCGCATCGGTCGACCCCCCGGAAGGGCGCTCGCCAAGCCACCTTGCCTCGGGGAACCGAGGCCTTTGCGTGCCGCGGTTGCTCGTTCAGGCCGCAGGCGGGAATCTCCTCGCCGGTCGGCCTGTGCCCTCCTGGCGCTGCCGCCGGCTCACCATCGACCAGCAGCCTTGGGCGGGCCGAATCGCGGGTCTACCGACTGGGCGCAGAAGACAGGGCGAGTCGCGTTGCCGGGCAGGTGACGGCCCGGCTCAGAGCTACTTGGCGTAGTCGACAGCCCGCGTCTCTCGGATCACGGTCACCTTGATCTGGCCGGGATAGTGCATCCCTTCCTCGATCTTCTTGGCCACATTGCGGGCCAGGCGCGTTGCCTCCAGGTCGTCGATCTCTTCCGGCAGGACGATCACTCGGATCTCTCGGCCGGCCTGCAGGGCGTAGCTCTGCGACACTCCGCCGAAGGAATTGGCGATGTCTTCCAAGCCGCGCACGCGCTTGATGTACTGTTCGAGGTTCTCCCGCCGGGCTCCTGGCCGCGCCCCGCTGATCGCATCCGCCGCCTCAACGATCACGGCTTCCACCGACTGCTGGTCGACTTCGTGATGGTGAGCGCCGATGATGTTGACAACCGCCGGGCTCACCCCATAGCGCCGGCAGAATTCGGCGCCGATCGAGGCATGCGTCCCTTCCACTTCATGGTCCATCGCCTTGCCTAGATCATGCAGCAGCCCGCCGGACTTGGCGATCTGGGTGTCCGCCCCGAGTTCGGCTGCGATCACGCCTGCCAGCTGGGCGCACTCGATAGCGTGCGCCAGCTGGTTCTGGCCGTACGAGGTCCGGAACTTGAGCCGGCCGAGCTTCTTGATGATCTCCGGGTGCAGCCC
Protein-coding sequences here:
- a CDS encoding response regulator, whose translation is MAKRILVVDDEPDTLGLIELTLATAGYEVRTGFDGKTALALLRQEAFDLLLLDIMMPDISGFEVVLQLQADATPLPPVIFLTAKSRPEDRERGNALGARAYLVKPTTRGQLLDAIHKVIGASP